The Tepidibacter aestuarii genome contains a region encoding:
- a CDS encoding DHH family phosphoesterase produces the protein MKDKLYMKFKSQEFNINIISIFIMSFIILYYNFYLGGISFILLLYLIYYNFNLKYKKKEELIQTMEELSLEIDGTIKETILRLPIPLCILEFDESISWYNKKFYNMVNQESIFHKNIKEIMPNLSLRKKLNETKELYTEVDFNDKKYTVVYNMVKVKKNKEIKYVIVMYWLDKTEYVKLFNKYEDERPVIAVVQIDEYDEVLESANQDVRPLINAELERKLNTWAVSLNGALRRNRKDMYTLIIDSKRLQDLEQDKFPILDEIRDIDYGNTLPLTLSIGIGSMGDSHEQNLKYAISALDLALGRGGDQAVIKRKDKSIFYGGKSKAVEKKNKVRARLIAYALKELILESDDIYIMGHKYPDLDAIGAGIGIYDICRLLNKEANIVIQSSNSSIDLFMQRVEENENYSDVFISREDAIRNCKRNSLVIVVDTHRPNFTECEELLKISEKIAVIDHHRRGVEFIDNAVLMYHETYASSTCEMVTELIQYIDSKNSIDNLGADALLAGITLDTKNFTFKTGVRTFEAAAMLRKLGADTTSVKKLFQGDLNNFIAKAQIIENSHIIDDIIAISVCEDGLENSKLVSAQAADELLNIKGIRASFVLGKGKDDTVFISARSLGDINVHIFMEKLGGGGHIDVAGAQLKDISIEDTVRLLKELILEYLKEE, from the coding sequence ATGAAAGATAAGCTATATATGAAGTTTAAATCTCAAGAATTTAATATAAATATAATAAGTATATTTATAATGAGTTTTATAATACTATATTATAATTTTTATTTAGGGGGAATATCTTTTATATTGTTGCTTTATTTAATTTATTACAATTTCAATCTTAAATATAAGAAAAAGGAAGAGTTAATTCAAACTATGGAGGAATTGTCTCTTGAAATTGATGGTACTATAAAGGAAACTATACTCAGATTACCCATACCTTTATGTATTCTTGAGTTTGATGAGAGTATAAGTTGGTATAATAAGAAATTCTATAATATGGTTAATCAAGAGAGTATATTTCACAAGAATATAAAGGAAATTATGCCTAATTTAAGCTTGAGAAAAAAATTAAACGAAACAAAAGAGCTTTACACTGAAGTTGATTTTAATGATAAAAAGTATACTGTTGTTTATAACATGGTTAAAGTAAAGAAAAATAAAGAAATTAAATACGTTATAGTTATGTACTGGTTAGATAAAACAGAATATGTTAAGCTATTTAATAAATATGAAGATGAAAGGCCTGTTATAGCTGTAGTTCAGATAGATGAATATGATGAGGTTTTAGAAAGTGCAAATCAAGATGTTAGACCTCTTATTAATGCTGAATTAGAGAGAAAGTTAAATACATGGGCTGTAAGCCTAAACGGAGCTTTAAGAAGAAACCGTAAAGATATGTATACTTTAATAATAGATTCTAAGAGGCTTCAAGATTTAGAACAAGATAAGTTTCCTATATTAGATGAGATAAGAGATATAGATTATGGAAATACGCTTCCTCTAACTCTTAGTATAGGTATAGGATCTATGGGTGATAGCCATGAACAAAATCTTAAGTACGCCATTAGCGCTCTTGATTTAGCTCTTGGAAGAGGTGGAGATCAAGCTGTTATAAAAAGAAAAGATAAGTCTATTTTCTACGGCGGAAAATCAAAGGCTGTAGAGAAAAAGAATAAGGTTAGAGCAAGACTTATAGCTTATGCTTTAAAGGAATTGATACTTGAATCCGATGATATATACATTATGGGTCATAAATATCCAGATCTAGATGCTATAGGAGCTGGTATTGGTATATATGATATATGCAGATTATTAAATAAGGAAGCAAATATAGTTATTCAATCATCTAATTCTTCTATAGATTTATTTATGCAAAGAGTTGAAGAAAATGAGAATTATAGTGATGTTTTTATATCAAGAGAAGATGCTATAAGAAATTGTAAAAGGAATAGCTTAGTTATAGTTGTTGATACACATAGACCTAATTTTACTGAATGCGAAGAATTGCTTAAGATATCTGAAAAAATAGCAGTTATAGATCACCACAGAAGAGGTGTAGAATTTATAGATAATGCTGTTTTAATGTATCATGAGACTTATGCATCATCTACGTGTGAGATGGTTACAGAGCTTATACAGTATATAGACAGCAAAAATAGTATAGATAATCTAGGAGCAGATGCTTTGCTTGCTGGAATAACTTTAGATACTAAGAATTTTACTTTTAAGACTGGAGTAAGGACATTTGAAGCTGCAGCTATGCTTAGAAAGCTAGGGGCAGATACAACATCTGTAAAGAAATTGTTTCAAGGAGATTTAAATAACTTCATAGCAAAGGCCCAAATAATAGAAAATTCTCATATAATAGATGACATTATAGCTATTTCAGTTTGTGAAGATGGTCTTGAAAATTCTAAATTGGTATCTGCTCAAGCAGCGGATGAACTTTTGAATATAAAAGGAATAAGAGCATCTTTCGTATTGGGAAAAGGCAAAGATGATACAGTATTCATAAGTGCAAGATCTTTAGGAGATATAAATGTGCATATATTCATGGAAAAACTAGGCGGAGGTGGGCATATAGATGTTGCAGGAGCTCAGCTTAAGGATATTTCTATTGAAGATACAGTTAGACTCTTAAAAGAATTAATATTAGAATATTTAAAGGAGGAGTAG
- the rplI gene encoding 50S ribosomal protein L9 codes for MKVILLKDIKGTGKKGDVVNASDGYARNYLFPRKLAQEATAGNMKVLNEQNTAKKIKADKEYEEAKALGENMKELVLTLYSKAGEGGRLFGSITSKDIATELKKKHKIDVDKRKILIDESIKCLGARYVDVKIHPKVVARITVDVKEKK; via the coding sequence ATGAAGGTTATTTTATTAAAAGATATAAAAGGAACAGGTAAAAAGGGAGATGTAGTAAATGCTAGTGATGGATATGCAAGAAACTACTTATTCCCAAGAAAATTAGCTCAAGAAGCAACTGCAGGAAATATGAAGGTATTAAATGAACAAAACACAGCTAAAAAAATAAAGGCTGATAAAGAATATGAAGAAGCTAAGGCATTAGGAGAAAATATGAAGGAGCTTGTTTTAACTTTATATTCTAAGGCTGGAGAAGGTGGAAGATTATTTGGATCTATAACTTCAAAGGATATAGCTACAGAGTTAAAGAAAAAACATAAGATAGATGTAGATAAGAGAAAAATATTAATAGATGAGTCTATAAAGTGCTTAGGAGCAAGATATGTTGATGTAAAAATACATCCTAAGGTTGTTGCTAGAATAACTGTAGATGTAAAAGAGAAAAAATAA
- the dnaB gene encoding replicative DNA helicase translates to MEQTGRIPPHSIDAEQSILGSILLDKDAVVAVSEIIKPDDFYKEAHKEIYEAVLNLYRNSEPIDIITLTEEMKKRNTLDIAGGITYLTQLSTVVPTTSNVRNYANIVKEKSILRKLIKASSDILDIGYNNAEGVNNTLEIAQKKIFDISQEKASDNFKSISEVLMTAYDSLEDLYKNKGKITGITTGFIDLDRKTNGLQRTDLVLIAARPAMGKTAFSLNLVQNAAMKDNVSAAVFSLEMSKEQLIQRMLSAQSHVELNKLKTGNLDEDDWPKLIEAMAALSKADIYIDDTPGITVMEMRSKCRRLKMEKGLDFIMIDYLQLMEGDTKGESRQQEISKISRSLKILAKELNCPVIALSQLSRAPELRADHRPILSDLRESGAIEQDADIVMFLYRDEYYHPDSEKKSIGEVIIAKHRHGETGTVELAWLGEFQKFHNLARNI, encoded by the coding sequence ATGGAACAAACAGGAAGGATTCCTCCTCATAGTATAGATGCTGAACAGTCTATTCTGGGGTCTATATTGCTGGATAAGGATGCTGTTGTAGCAGTTTCTGAGATAATAAAACCAGATGATTTTTATAAAGAAGCTCATAAAGAGATTTATGAAGCTGTATTAAATCTTTATAGAAATAGTGAACCTATAGATATCATAACGTTGACAGAGGAAATGAAAAAGAGGAATACTCTTGACATTGCAGGTGGAATCACTTATTTAACTCAGTTATCAACTGTTGTGCCAACTACATCGAATGTTAGAAATTATGCAAATATAGTAAAAGAAAAGTCTATACTAAGAAAACTTATAAAGGCTTCTTCTGATATTCTTGATATAGGATATAATAATGCAGAGGGTGTTAATAATACTCTTGAAATAGCTCAGAAGAAGATATTTGATATATCACAGGAAAAAGCAAGTGATAATTTCAAATCTATAAGTGAAGTTCTTATGACTGCATATGATAGTTTAGAGGATCTTTATAAGAATAAGGGAAAAATAACTGGAATCACAACTGGATTTATAGACCTTGATAGAAAGACTAATGGGCTTCAAAGAACTGATTTGGTTTTAATAGCTGCTCGTCCTGCTATGGGAAAGACGGCTTTTTCTCTTAACTTAGTTCAAAATGCAGCCATGAAGGATAATGTGTCTGCGGCTGTATTCAGTCTTGAGATGTCAAAGGAGCAATTAATTCAGCGTATGTTGTCTGCTCAGTCTCATGTAGAACTTAATAAGCTAAAGACTGGTAATTTAGATGAAGATGATTGGCCAAAGCTTATAGAAGCCATGGCAGCTTTATCAAAAGCAGATATATATATAGATGACACTCCGGGTATAACTGTAATGGAGATGAGATCAAAGTGTAGAAGACTTAAGATGGAAAAAGGTCTCGATTTTATCATGATAGATTATCTTCAACTTATGGAAGGTGATACTAAAGGGGAGAGTAGACAACAGGAGATATCTAAGATATCTAGATCTTTAAAGATTCTTGCTAAAGAGCTAAATTGTCCTGTAATAGCTCTATCTCAGCTTTCTCGTGCACCAGAATTAAGAGCAGATCATAGACCTATACTTTCGGATCTTAGAGAATCTGGAGCCATAGAGCAGGATGCAGATATAGTGATGTTTCTTTATAGAGATGAATACTACCATCCTGATTCTGAAAAGAAAAGTATTGGTGAAGTAATAATTGCAAAGCATAGACATGGAGAAACAGGAACAGTTGAGCTTGCTTGGCTAGGAGAGTTTCAGAAATTTCATAATTTGGCTAGGAACATATAG